Proteins from one Ovis aries strain OAR_USU_Benz2616 breed Rambouillet chromosome 12, ARS-UI_Ramb_v3.0, whole genome shotgun sequence genomic window:
- the ATP2B4 gene encoding plasma membrane calcium-transporting ATPase 4 isoform X4, with protein MILPLIPSGDVAGLCVHTHTGLSGNPADLEKRKQVFGQNLIPPKKPKTFLELVWEALQDVTLIILEIAAIISLVLSFYRPPGGENEQCGLAVSSPEDEGEAEAGWIEGAAILFSVIIVVLVTAFNDWSKEKQFRGLQNRIEKEQKFSVIRNGHIIQLPVAEIVVGDIAQIKYGDLLPADGILIQGNDLKIDESSLTGESDHVKKSLERDPMLLSGTHVMEGSGRMVVTAVGINSQTGIIFTLLGASEGEEEEKKKKGKKQGVPENRNKAKTQDGVALEIQPLNSQEGIDSEEKEKKAAKLPRKEKSVLQGKLTRLAVQIGKAGLIMSAITVLILILYFVIDNFAIQRRPWLAECTPIYVQYFVKFFIIGVTVLVVAVPEGLPLAVTISLAYSVKKMMKDNNLVRHLDACETMGNATAICSDKTGTLTMNRMSVVQAYIGDTHYHQIPSPDDLVPKVLDLIVNGISINSAYTSKILPPEKEGGLPRQVGNKTECALLGFVSDLKQDYHAVRSEVPEEKLYKVYTFNSVRKSMSTVIAKPGGGYRMYSKGASEIILRKCNRILDKNGEAMPFKNKDRDEMVRTVIEPMACEGLRTLCIAYRDFSDGEPPWDNESEILTELTCIAVVGIEDPVRPEVPDAIAKCKRAGITVRMVTGDNINTARAIATKCGIVTPGDDFLCLEGKEFNRLIRNEKGEVEQEKLDEIWPKLRVLARSSPTDKHTLVKGIIDSTVGDQRQVVAVTGDGTNDGPALKKADVGFAMGIAGTDVAKEASDIILTDDNFTSIVKAVMWGRNVYDSISKFLQFQLTVNVVAVIVAFTGACITQDSPLKAVQMLWVNLIMDTFASLALATEPPTDSLLKRRPYGRNKPLISRTMMKNILGHAVYQLTVIFFLVFAGEKFFDIDSGRRAPLHSPPSQHYTIIFNTFVLMQLFNEINSRKIHGERNVFSGIFHNLIFCSVVLGTFIGQIIIVEFGGKPFSCTKLTLSQWFWCLFIGFGELLWGQVISTIPTQSLKFLKEAGHGTTKEEITKDAEGLDEIDHAEMELRRGQILWFRGLNRIQTQIKVVKAFHSSLHESIQKPKNQNSIHNFMTHPEFTIDEEGPRTPLLDEQEEEIFEKVSKPGTKMSSPGGEDTPETNENNSSVDCSRAQIVASHSDSPLHSLETSV; from the exons ATGATTCTGCCTCTTATTCCCTCTGGGGACGTGGCTGGACTCTGTGTGCACACTCACACAG GCCTGTCTGGGAACCCTGCAGATCTGGAGAAACGTAAACAAGTGTTTGGACAGAACTTGATTCCCCCGAAAAAGCCCAAGACCTTCTTGGAGTTAGTGTGGGAAGCCCTTCAGGACGTCACGCTCATCATCCTGGAGATCGCAGCCATCATCTCCCTGGTCCTGTCCTTTTACCGCCCCCCGGGGGGAGAAAATGAAC AGTGTGGTCTAGCCGTCAGTAGCCCAGAGGACGAAGGGGAGGCGGAAGCTGGCTGGATTGAGGGCGCAGCCATCTTATTCTCGGTGATCATCGTCGTGCTCGTGACTGCCTTCAATGACTGGAGCAAGGAGAAGCAATTCCGGGGGCTGCAGAACCGCATCGAGAAGGAGCAGAAGTTCTCCGTTATCCGGAATGGGCACATCATTCAGCTCCCTGTGGCTGAGATTGTGGTGGGTGACATTGCCCAAATCAAATACG GTGACCTGCTGCCTGCAGACGGGATCCTGATCCAGGGCAACGACCTCAAGATTGACGAGAGCTCTCTGACGGGGGAATCGGACCATGTCAAGAAGTCCTTGGAGAGGGACCCCATGCTGCTCTCCG GGACCCATGTAATGGAAGGTTCTGGACGAATGGTAGTGACTGCTGTGGGTATCAACTCTCAGACTGGAATAATTTTTACCCTCTTGGGAGCCAGTgagggggaagaggaagagaagaagaagaaag GTAAAAAACAAGGAGTCCCTGAAAATCGCAACAAAG CAAAGACCCAAGATGGAGTGGCCTTGGAAATCCAGCCACTCAACAGCCAGGAGGGGATCGACagtgaggaaaaggagaagaaggccGCCAAGCTGCCCAGAAAGGAGAAGTCCGTGCTGCAGGGCAAGCTGACCCGCCTGGCCGTCCAGATTGGGAAAGCTG GTCTGATCATGTCTGCAATCACAGTTCTCATCCTGATTCTGTACTTTGTGATCGACAACTTTGCGATCCAGCGCAGACCGTGGCTGGCCGAGTGTACCCCCATCTACGTCCAGTACTTTGTCAAGTTCTTCATCATCGGCGTCACGGTGCTGGTGGTGGCTGTGCCTGAGGGGCTGCCCCTGGCCGTCACCATCTCACTAGCCTATTCTGTAAAG AaaatgatgaaagacaataatCTGGTGCGGCACTTGGACGCTTGTGAGACCATGGGCAACGCCACAGCCATCTGCTCGGACAAGACGGGCACGCTGACCATGAACCGCATGAGTGTGGTGCAGGCTTACATTGGAGACACGCATTACCACCAGATCCCAAGCCCTGATGACCTTGTGCCCAAGGTCCTGGACCTCATTGTCAATggcatttccatcaacagtgccTACACCTCTAAGATTCTG cctccagagaagGAGGGCGGCCTACCCCGGCAGGTGGGCAACAAGACCGAGTGCGCCCTGCTGGGCTTCGTCTCGGACCTGAAGCAGGATTACCACGCCGTGCGCAGCGAGGTGCCCGAGGAGAAGCTCTACAAGGTGTACACCTTCAACTCGGTGCGCAAGTCCATGAGCACAGTCATCGCGAAGCCGGGCGGCGGCTACCGCATGTACAGCAAGGGCGCCTCCGAGATCATCCTGCGCAA GTGCAATCGAATCCTGGACAAAAATGGGGAGGCCATGCCATTCAAGAATAAGGACCGAGATGAGATGGTCCGCACCGTCATCGAGCCCATGGCCTGTGAGGGGCTGCGGACTCTGTGCATCGCTTACCGGGATTTCAGTGATGGAGAGCCCCCGTGGGACAATGAGAGCGAGATCCTCACTGAGCTGACCTGTATCGCAGTGGTGGGCATCGAGGACCCTGTGCGCCCGGAG GTGCCAGACGCCATTGCCAAGTGCAAGCGAGCGGGCATCACTGTCAGGATGGTGACAGGGGACAACATCAACACAGCCCGTGCCATCGCCACCAAGTGCGGCATCGTGACACCGGGGGACGACTTCCTGTGCTTAGAAGGCAAAGAATTCAATCGCCTCATCCGCAACGAGAAGGGCGAG GTGGAGCAGGAGAAGCTGGACGAGATCTGGCCTAAGCTCCGAGTGCTGGCGCGGTCTTCCCCCACTGACAAGCACACGCTGGTGAAAG GCATCATCGACAGCACTGTCGGGGACCAGCGACAGGTGGTGGCTGTCACCGGTGACGGCACCAATGACGGGCCGGCTCTGAAGAAAGCAGACGTCGGTTTTGCCATG GGTATTGCAGGCACAGACGTGGCAAAGGAGGCCTCCGACATCATCCTAACAGACGACAACTTCACCAGCATCGTGAAGGCGGTGATGTGGGGGCGGAACGTCTACGACAGCATCTCCAAGTTCCTGCAGTTCCAGCTCACCGTCAACGTGGTGGCCGTGATCGTGGCCTTCACTGGAGCCTGCATCACCCAG GACTCCCCACTGAAGGCCGTGCAGATGTTGTGGGTGAATCTCATCATGGACACCTTTGCCTCGCTGGCCCTGGCCACAGAGCCTCCTACAGACTCTCTGCTGAAGCGCCGGCCCTACGGGCGCAATAAGCCTCTGATCTCGCGCACCATGATGAAGAACATCCTGGGTCACGCCGTCTATCAGCTCACCGTCATCTTTTTCCTTGTCTTTGCGG GTGAGAAGTTCTTTGACATTGACAGCGGAAGGAGAGCGCCTCTGCATTCTCCGCCCAGCCAGCACTACACTATTATTTTCAACACCTTCGTGCTCATGCAGCTCTTCAACGAAATCAACTCCCGCAAGATCCACGGGGAGAGGAATGTCTTCTCGGGCATCTTCcacaatctcatcttctgctcAGTGGTGCTGGGCACATTCATCGGCCAG ATCATCATCGTGGAATTTGGGGGCAAACCATTCAGTTGTACAAAACTCACCCTGTCCCAGTGGTTCTGGTGCCTCTTCATTGGTTTTGGAGAGCTGTTGTGGGGCCAG GTCATTTCCACGATACCTACCCAATCCCTGAAGTTCCTGAAGGAGGCTGGGCACGGCACCACCAAAGAGGAGATCACCAAGGATGCTGAGGGGCTGGACGAGATCGACCACGCAGAGATGGAGCTGCGCCGAGGCCAGATCCTCTGGTTCCGGGGCCTGAACCGTATCCAGACTCAG
- the ATP2B4 gene encoding plasma membrane calcium-transporting ATPase 4 isoform X6, translating to MILPLIPSGDVAGLCVHTHTGLSGNPADLEKRKQVFGQNLIPPKKPKTFLELVWEALQDVTLIILEIAAIISLVLSFYRPPGGENEQCGLAVSSPEDEGEAEAGWIEGAAILFSVIIVVLVTAFNDWSKEKQFRGLQNRIEKEQKFSVIRNGHIIQLPVAEIVVGDIAQIKYGDLLPADGILIQGNDLKIDESSLTGESDHVKKSLERDPMLLSGTHVMEGSGRMVVTAVGINSQTGIIFTLLGASEGEEEEKKKKGKKQGVPENRNKAKTQDGVALEIQPLNSQEGIDSEEKEKKAAKLPRKEKSVLQGKLTRLAVQIGKAGLIMSAITVLILILYFVIDNFAIQRRPWLAECTPIYVQYFVKFFIIGVTVLVVAVPEGLPLAVTISLAYSVKKMMKDNNLVRHLDACETMGNATAICSDKTGTLTMNRMSVVQAYIGDTHYHQIPSPDDLVPKVLDLIVNGISINSAYTSKILPPEKEGGLPRQVGNKTECALLGFVSDLKQDYHAVRSEVPEEKLYKVYTFNSVRKSMSTVIAKPGGGYRMYSKGASEIILRKCNRILDKNGEAMPFKNKDRDEMVRTVIEPMACEGLRTLCIAYRDFSDGEPPWDNESEILTELTCIAVVGIEDPVRPEVPDAIAKCKRAGITVRMVTGDNINTARAIATKCGIVTPGDDFLCLEGKEFNRLIRNEKGEVEQEKLDEIWPKLRVLARSSPTDKHTLVKGIIDSTVGDQRQVVAVTGDGTNDGPALKKADVGFAMGIAGTDVAKEASDIILTDDNFTSIVKAVMWGRNVYDSISKFLQFQLTVNVVAVIVAFTGACITQDSPLKAVQMLWVNLIMDTFASLALATEPPTDSLLKRRPYGRNKPLISRTMMKNILGHAVYQLTVIFFLVFAGEKFFDIDSGRRAPLHSPPSQHYTIIFNTFVLMQLFNEINSRKIHGERNVFSGIFHNLIFCSVVLGTFIGQIIIVEFGGKPFSCTKLTLSQWFWCLFIGFGELLWGQVISTIPTQSLKFLKEAGHGTTKEEITKDAEGLDEIDHAEMELRRGQILWFRGLNRIQTQIDVINTFQTGASFKGVLRRQTMGQHLDVKHVPSSSYVTVAPVKSPPTTSVAAAVSSPTLGNQSGQSVP from the exons ATGATTCTGCCTCTTATTCCCTCTGGGGACGTGGCTGGACTCTGTGTGCACACTCACACAG GCCTGTCTGGGAACCCTGCAGATCTGGAGAAACGTAAACAAGTGTTTGGACAGAACTTGATTCCCCCGAAAAAGCCCAAGACCTTCTTGGAGTTAGTGTGGGAAGCCCTTCAGGACGTCACGCTCATCATCCTGGAGATCGCAGCCATCATCTCCCTGGTCCTGTCCTTTTACCGCCCCCCGGGGGGAGAAAATGAAC AGTGTGGTCTAGCCGTCAGTAGCCCAGAGGACGAAGGGGAGGCGGAAGCTGGCTGGATTGAGGGCGCAGCCATCTTATTCTCGGTGATCATCGTCGTGCTCGTGACTGCCTTCAATGACTGGAGCAAGGAGAAGCAATTCCGGGGGCTGCAGAACCGCATCGAGAAGGAGCAGAAGTTCTCCGTTATCCGGAATGGGCACATCATTCAGCTCCCTGTGGCTGAGATTGTGGTGGGTGACATTGCCCAAATCAAATACG GTGACCTGCTGCCTGCAGACGGGATCCTGATCCAGGGCAACGACCTCAAGATTGACGAGAGCTCTCTGACGGGGGAATCGGACCATGTCAAGAAGTCCTTGGAGAGGGACCCCATGCTGCTCTCCG GGACCCATGTAATGGAAGGTTCTGGACGAATGGTAGTGACTGCTGTGGGTATCAACTCTCAGACTGGAATAATTTTTACCCTCTTGGGAGCCAGTgagggggaagaggaagagaagaagaagaaag GTAAAAAACAAGGAGTCCCTGAAAATCGCAACAAAG CAAAGACCCAAGATGGAGTGGCCTTGGAAATCCAGCCACTCAACAGCCAGGAGGGGATCGACagtgaggaaaaggagaagaaggccGCCAAGCTGCCCAGAAAGGAGAAGTCCGTGCTGCAGGGCAAGCTGACCCGCCTGGCCGTCCAGATTGGGAAAGCTG GTCTGATCATGTCTGCAATCACAGTTCTCATCCTGATTCTGTACTTTGTGATCGACAACTTTGCGATCCAGCGCAGACCGTGGCTGGCCGAGTGTACCCCCATCTACGTCCAGTACTTTGTCAAGTTCTTCATCATCGGCGTCACGGTGCTGGTGGTGGCTGTGCCTGAGGGGCTGCCCCTGGCCGTCACCATCTCACTAGCCTATTCTGTAAAG AaaatgatgaaagacaataatCTGGTGCGGCACTTGGACGCTTGTGAGACCATGGGCAACGCCACAGCCATCTGCTCGGACAAGACGGGCACGCTGACCATGAACCGCATGAGTGTGGTGCAGGCTTACATTGGAGACACGCATTACCACCAGATCCCAAGCCCTGATGACCTTGTGCCCAAGGTCCTGGACCTCATTGTCAATggcatttccatcaacagtgccTACACCTCTAAGATTCTG cctccagagaagGAGGGCGGCCTACCCCGGCAGGTGGGCAACAAGACCGAGTGCGCCCTGCTGGGCTTCGTCTCGGACCTGAAGCAGGATTACCACGCCGTGCGCAGCGAGGTGCCCGAGGAGAAGCTCTACAAGGTGTACACCTTCAACTCGGTGCGCAAGTCCATGAGCACAGTCATCGCGAAGCCGGGCGGCGGCTACCGCATGTACAGCAAGGGCGCCTCCGAGATCATCCTGCGCAA GTGCAATCGAATCCTGGACAAAAATGGGGAGGCCATGCCATTCAAGAATAAGGACCGAGATGAGATGGTCCGCACCGTCATCGAGCCCATGGCCTGTGAGGGGCTGCGGACTCTGTGCATCGCTTACCGGGATTTCAGTGATGGAGAGCCCCCGTGGGACAATGAGAGCGAGATCCTCACTGAGCTGACCTGTATCGCAGTGGTGGGCATCGAGGACCCTGTGCGCCCGGAG GTGCCAGACGCCATTGCCAAGTGCAAGCGAGCGGGCATCACTGTCAGGATGGTGACAGGGGACAACATCAACACAGCCCGTGCCATCGCCACCAAGTGCGGCATCGTGACACCGGGGGACGACTTCCTGTGCTTAGAAGGCAAAGAATTCAATCGCCTCATCCGCAACGAGAAGGGCGAG GTGGAGCAGGAGAAGCTGGACGAGATCTGGCCTAAGCTCCGAGTGCTGGCGCGGTCTTCCCCCACTGACAAGCACACGCTGGTGAAAG GCATCATCGACAGCACTGTCGGGGACCAGCGACAGGTGGTGGCTGTCACCGGTGACGGCACCAATGACGGGCCGGCTCTGAAGAAAGCAGACGTCGGTTTTGCCATG GGTATTGCAGGCACAGACGTGGCAAAGGAGGCCTCCGACATCATCCTAACAGACGACAACTTCACCAGCATCGTGAAGGCGGTGATGTGGGGGCGGAACGTCTACGACAGCATCTCCAAGTTCCTGCAGTTCCAGCTCACCGTCAACGTGGTGGCCGTGATCGTGGCCTTCACTGGAGCCTGCATCACCCAG GACTCCCCACTGAAGGCCGTGCAGATGTTGTGGGTGAATCTCATCATGGACACCTTTGCCTCGCTGGCCCTGGCCACAGAGCCTCCTACAGACTCTCTGCTGAAGCGCCGGCCCTACGGGCGCAATAAGCCTCTGATCTCGCGCACCATGATGAAGAACATCCTGGGTCACGCCGTCTATCAGCTCACCGTCATCTTTTTCCTTGTCTTTGCGG GTGAGAAGTTCTTTGACATTGACAGCGGAAGGAGAGCGCCTCTGCATTCTCCGCCCAGCCAGCACTACACTATTATTTTCAACACCTTCGTGCTCATGCAGCTCTTCAACGAAATCAACTCCCGCAAGATCCACGGGGAGAGGAATGTCTTCTCGGGCATCTTCcacaatctcatcttctgctcAGTGGTGCTGGGCACATTCATCGGCCAG ATCATCATCGTGGAATTTGGGGGCAAACCATTCAGTTGTACAAAACTCACCCTGTCCCAGTGGTTCTGGTGCCTCTTCATTGGTTTTGGAGAGCTGTTGTGGGGCCAG GTCATTTCCACGATACCTACCCAATCCCTGAAGTTCCTGAAGGAGGCTGGGCACGGCACCACCAAAGAGGAGATCACCAAGGATGCTGAGGGGCTGGACGAGATCGACCACGCAGAGATGGAGCTGCGCCGAGGCCAGATCCTCTGGTTCCGGGGCCTGAACCGTATCCAGACTCAG atCGACGTAATTAACACATTCCAGACGGGAGCCTCTTTTAAGGGAGTCCTAAGGCGCCAGACCATGGGTCAACACCTTGATGTAAAACATGTTCCTAGCTCGTCCTATGTAACAGTTGCGCCAGTTAAATCTCCCCCCACCActtctgtggctgctgctgtCTCATCTCCTACTCTGGGCA
- the ATP2B4 gene encoding plasma membrane calcium-transporting ATPase 4 isoform X5, whose protein sequence is MTNPTEHTLPANSILESREGEFGCTVMDLRKLMELRSSDAIDHINIHYGGVTSLCSRLKTNPVEGLSGNPADLEKRKQVFGQNLIPPKKPKTFLELVWEALQDVTLIILEIAAIISLVLSFYRPPGGENEQCGLAVSSPEDEGEAEAGWIEGAAILFSVIIVVLVTAFNDWSKEKQFRGLQNRIEKEQKFSVIRNGHIIQLPVAEIVVGDIAQIKYGDLLPADGILIQGNDLKIDESSLTGESDHVKKSLERDPMLLSGTHVMEGSGRMVVTAVGINSQTGIIFTLLGASEGEEEEKKKKAKTQDGVALEIQPLNSQEGIDSEEKEKKAAKLPRKEKSVLQGKLTRLAVQIGKAGLIMSAITVLILILYFVIDNFAIQRRPWLAECTPIYVQYFVKFFIIGVTVLVVAVPEGLPLAVTISLAYSVKKMMKDNNLVRHLDACETMGNATAICSDKTGTLTMNRMSVVQAYIGDTHYHQIPSPDDLVPKVLDLIVNGISINSAYTSKILPPEKEGGLPRQVGNKTECALLGFVSDLKQDYHAVRSEVPEEKLYKVYTFNSVRKSMSTVIAKPGGGYRMYSKGASEIILRKCNRILDKNGEAMPFKNKDRDEMVRTVIEPMACEGLRTLCIAYRDFSDGEPPWDNESEILTELTCIAVVGIEDPVRPEVPDAIAKCKRAGITVRMVTGDNINTARAIATKCGIVTPGDDFLCLEGKEFNRLIRNEKGEVEQEKLDEIWPKLRVLARSSPTDKHTLVKGIIDSTVGDQRQVVAVTGDGTNDGPALKKADVGFAMGIAGTDVAKEASDIILTDDNFTSIVKAVMWGRNVYDSISKFLQFQLTVNVVAVIVAFTGACITQDSPLKAVQMLWVNLIMDTFASLALATEPPTDSLLKRRPYGRNKPLISRTMMKNILGHAVYQLTVIFFLVFAGEKFFDIDSGRRAPLHSPPSQHYTIIFNTFVLMQLFNEINSRKIHGERNVFSGIFHNLIFCSVVLGTFIGQIIIVEFGGKPFSCTKLTLSQWFWCLFIGFGELLWGQVISTIPTQSLKFLKEAGHGTTKEEITKDAEGLDEIDHAEMELRRGQILWFRGLNRIQTQIDVINTFQTGASFKGVLRRQTMGQHLDVKHVPSSSYVTVAPVKSPPTTSVAAAVSSPTLGNQSGQSVP, encoded by the exons GCCTGTCTGGGAACCCTGCAGATCTGGAGAAACGTAAACAAGTGTTTGGACAGAACTTGATTCCCCCGAAAAAGCCCAAGACCTTCTTGGAGTTAGTGTGGGAAGCCCTTCAGGACGTCACGCTCATCATCCTGGAGATCGCAGCCATCATCTCCCTGGTCCTGTCCTTTTACCGCCCCCCGGGGGGAGAAAATGAAC AGTGTGGTCTAGCCGTCAGTAGCCCAGAGGACGAAGGGGAGGCGGAAGCTGGCTGGATTGAGGGCGCAGCCATCTTATTCTCGGTGATCATCGTCGTGCTCGTGACTGCCTTCAATGACTGGAGCAAGGAGAAGCAATTCCGGGGGCTGCAGAACCGCATCGAGAAGGAGCAGAAGTTCTCCGTTATCCGGAATGGGCACATCATTCAGCTCCCTGTGGCTGAGATTGTGGTGGGTGACATTGCCCAAATCAAATACG GTGACCTGCTGCCTGCAGACGGGATCCTGATCCAGGGCAACGACCTCAAGATTGACGAGAGCTCTCTGACGGGGGAATCGGACCATGTCAAGAAGTCCTTGGAGAGGGACCCCATGCTGCTCTCCG GGACCCATGTAATGGAAGGTTCTGGACGAATGGTAGTGACTGCTGTGGGTATCAACTCTCAGACTGGAATAATTTTTACCCTCTTGGGAGCCAGTgagggggaagaggaagagaagaagaagaaag CAAAGACCCAAGATGGAGTGGCCTTGGAAATCCAGCCACTCAACAGCCAGGAGGGGATCGACagtgaggaaaaggagaagaaggccGCCAAGCTGCCCAGAAAGGAGAAGTCCGTGCTGCAGGGCAAGCTGACCCGCCTGGCCGTCCAGATTGGGAAAGCTG GTCTGATCATGTCTGCAATCACAGTTCTCATCCTGATTCTGTACTTTGTGATCGACAACTTTGCGATCCAGCGCAGACCGTGGCTGGCCGAGTGTACCCCCATCTACGTCCAGTACTTTGTCAAGTTCTTCATCATCGGCGTCACGGTGCTGGTGGTGGCTGTGCCTGAGGGGCTGCCCCTGGCCGTCACCATCTCACTAGCCTATTCTGTAAAG AaaatgatgaaagacaataatCTGGTGCGGCACTTGGACGCTTGTGAGACCATGGGCAACGCCACAGCCATCTGCTCGGACAAGACGGGCACGCTGACCATGAACCGCATGAGTGTGGTGCAGGCTTACATTGGAGACACGCATTACCACCAGATCCCAAGCCCTGATGACCTTGTGCCCAAGGTCCTGGACCTCATTGTCAATggcatttccatcaacagtgccTACACCTCTAAGATTCTG cctccagagaagGAGGGCGGCCTACCCCGGCAGGTGGGCAACAAGACCGAGTGCGCCCTGCTGGGCTTCGTCTCGGACCTGAAGCAGGATTACCACGCCGTGCGCAGCGAGGTGCCCGAGGAGAAGCTCTACAAGGTGTACACCTTCAACTCGGTGCGCAAGTCCATGAGCACAGTCATCGCGAAGCCGGGCGGCGGCTACCGCATGTACAGCAAGGGCGCCTCCGAGATCATCCTGCGCAA GTGCAATCGAATCCTGGACAAAAATGGGGAGGCCATGCCATTCAAGAATAAGGACCGAGATGAGATGGTCCGCACCGTCATCGAGCCCATGGCCTGTGAGGGGCTGCGGACTCTGTGCATCGCTTACCGGGATTTCAGTGATGGAGAGCCCCCGTGGGACAATGAGAGCGAGATCCTCACTGAGCTGACCTGTATCGCAGTGGTGGGCATCGAGGACCCTGTGCGCCCGGAG GTGCCAGACGCCATTGCCAAGTGCAAGCGAGCGGGCATCACTGTCAGGATGGTGACAGGGGACAACATCAACACAGCCCGTGCCATCGCCACCAAGTGCGGCATCGTGACACCGGGGGACGACTTCCTGTGCTTAGAAGGCAAAGAATTCAATCGCCTCATCCGCAACGAGAAGGGCGAG GTGGAGCAGGAGAAGCTGGACGAGATCTGGCCTAAGCTCCGAGTGCTGGCGCGGTCTTCCCCCACTGACAAGCACACGCTGGTGAAAG GCATCATCGACAGCACTGTCGGGGACCAGCGACAGGTGGTGGCTGTCACCGGTGACGGCACCAATGACGGGCCGGCTCTGAAGAAAGCAGACGTCGGTTTTGCCATG GGTATTGCAGGCACAGACGTGGCAAAGGAGGCCTCCGACATCATCCTAACAGACGACAACTTCACCAGCATCGTGAAGGCGGTGATGTGGGGGCGGAACGTCTACGACAGCATCTCCAAGTTCCTGCAGTTCCAGCTCACCGTCAACGTGGTGGCCGTGATCGTGGCCTTCACTGGAGCCTGCATCACCCAG GACTCCCCACTGAAGGCCGTGCAGATGTTGTGGGTGAATCTCATCATGGACACCTTTGCCTCGCTGGCCCTGGCCACAGAGCCTCCTACAGACTCTCTGCTGAAGCGCCGGCCCTACGGGCGCAATAAGCCTCTGATCTCGCGCACCATGATGAAGAACATCCTGGGTCACGCCGTCTATCAGCTCACCGTCATCTTTTTCCTTGTCTTTGCGG GTGAGAAGTTCTTTGACATTGACAGCGGAAGGAGAGCGCCTCTGCATTCTCCGCCCAGCCAGCACTACACTATTATTTTCAACACCTTCGTGCTCATGCAGCTCTTCAACGAAATCAACTCCCGCAAGATCCACGGGGAGAGGAATGTCTTCTCGGGCATCTTCcacaatctcatcttctgctcAGTGGTGCTGGGCACATTCATCGGCCAG ATCATCATCGTGGAATTTGGGGGCAAACCATTCAGTTGTACAAAACTCACCCTGTCCCAGTGGTTCTGGTGCCTCTTCATTGGTTTTGGAGAGCTGTTGTGGGGCCAG GTCATTTCCACGATACCTACCCAATCCCTGAAGTTCCTGAAGGAGGCTGGGCACGGCACCACCAAAGAGGAGATCACCAAGGATGCTGAGGGGCTGGACGAGATCGACCACGCAGAGATGGAGCTGCGCCGAGGCCAGATCCTCTGGTTCCGGGGCCTGAACCGTATCCAGACTCAG atCGACGTAATTAACACATTCCAGACGGGAGCCTCTTTTAAGGGAGTCCTAAGGCGCCAGACCATGGGTCAACACCTTGATGTAAAACATGTTCCTAGCTCGTCCTATGTAACAGTTGCGCCAGTTAAATCTCCCCCCACCActtctgtggctgctgctgtCTCATCTCCTACTCTGGGCA